One window of Papaver somniferum cultivar HN1 chromosome 9, ASM357369v1, whole genome shotgun sequence genomic DNA carries:
- the LOC113309217 gene encoding uncharacterized protein LOC113309217 isoform X2 yields MMIISGCNSLVGKSEQRSGHLSGIYTNVELRQKLILAKNVVALFKKEKYIKGLQNLCAENLMEFLGQEVDPQHCSKSTVT; encoded by the exons ATGATGATAATTAG TGGTTGCAACTCTTTAGTGGGGAAAAGCGAACAACGAAGTGGACATTTAAGTGGGATTTATACAAATGTGGAATTGA GACAGAAGCTGATTCTTGCAAAAAATGTTGTAGCATTGTTTAAgaaggaaaaatatattaaagGCCTACAAAATCTTTGTGCAGAGAACTTAATGGAATTTCTGGGTCAAG AGGTGGACCCTCAGCATTGTAGTAAAAGTACAGTAACTTAG
- the LOC113309217 gene encoding uncharacterized protein LOC113309217 isoform X1: protein MMIISGEKRTTKWTFKWDLYKCGIELSIEEDYKNIMLNYNFTVSLLSVSVGNYYVDIAGQKLILAKNVVALFKKEKYIKGLQNLCAENLMEFLGQEVDPQHCSKSTVT from the exons ATGATGATAATTAG TGGGGAAAAGCGAACAACGAAGTGGACATTTAAGTGGGATTTATACAAATGTGGAATTGAGTTAAGTATTGAGGAAGATTATAAGAACATAATGTTGAATTACAATTTTACTGTTAGTCTGCTATCTGTTTCAGTTGGTAATTATTATGTGGACATTGCAGGACAGAAGCTGATTCTTGCAAAAAATGTTGTAGCATTGTTTAAgaaggaaaaatatattaaagGCCTACAAAATCTTTGTGCAGAGAACTTAATGGAATTTCTGGGTCAAG AGGTGGACCCTCAGCATTGTAGTAAAAGTACAGTAACTTAG